The window CGATAGCCCAACTCGAACTCTCTCGGGGTCAAGTACCCCAACGTCGAGTGGCGCCGGATCGAATTGTAGTAGTTCGCAATCCAGTCGAACGTCGCCCGCCGCAGGTCGTGCACCGTCGGCCACGGTCGGGTGTGGATCAGCTCCTTCTCGTACGTCGCGAAGAACGACTCGGCCACGGCATTGTCGTAGCAGATTCCGGTCCTACCCAGGGAGCGTCGCACACCGTTTCGGTCGCAGAACTGCGCGAACTGCTTCGAGGTGTACTGGGCTCCC is drawn from Kineococcus endophyticus and contains these coding sequences:
- a CDS encoding integrase core domain-containing protein → GAQYTSKQFAQFCDRNGVRRSLGRTGICYDNAVAESFFATYEKELIHTRPWPTVHDLRRATFDWIANYYNSIRRHSTLGYLTPREFELGYRHIDQIAELAA